The following are encoded together in the Drosophila biarmipes strain raj3 chromosome 3L, RU_DBia_V1.1, whole genome shotgun sequence genome:
- the LOC108034572 gene encoding NGFI-A-binding protein homolog, producing MEASSNPTTPTTAVATTTSTSSPSPAASTSSKGHSQAASSCSISASASASASASASASASASATQSQLLATSLEMHKVEDLYNLSLASGLSEGQRSLSGAPSASSSPIMSPQGKIFGRNANGTMISTSRPGNEAEVQLYRVLQRASLLAYYDTLLEMGGDDVQQLYDAGEEEFLEIMALVGMASKPLHVRRLQKALHEWANNPGLFQGPMLPHLGLCETPPKPALVFNPDTTPALPRQKFPTFNPSGTSSFQPSPVPPTAVPTSGSVTAPTGPLVTQISCPSVPPVPMPLVLPSTPLTSTPHPSANSSLPANTAHQVSSSSPQLTPVLTEMQIQRITMCADKIGRQLPQREPRAQTTRKRTTRELEQVIAMGEQDPRRMDEIRKYSAIYGRFDCKRRPEKPLTLHEVCVNEAAAQLCRNPQTIWLLTRRDELFPLARQIVKDAGFGHSASIARYGGLLTQLPSQGAGLGGGRGGPGDTDCESSDAAAVPSKRQRLSSTEAAQLPLDLNREAVEDSRYNLFAMYQKFAKPPFDLTEIAKFSLGKTADYEDNDSRFSFSNSSSPTMPTASNGMESDRSPVSRRLESSSPPRESVDLSGSATGPVLSGVQVISAAGDNIIAVANPALALSPTLNEVLALKRNAASPET from the exons ATGGAGGCGAGTTCAAACCCCACAACTCCCACGACGGCGGTGGCCACcaccacatccacatccagcCCATCGCCGGCggccagcaccagcagcaagGGTCACAGTCAAGCCGCCTCCAGTTGCTCCatctccgcctccgcctctgCATCCGCCTCTGCATCCGCCTCCGCCTCTGCATCCGCTTCCGCCACACAGTCCCAGCTGCTGGCCACAAGTCTGGAAATGCACAAGGTGGAGGATCTGTACAATCTGTCCCTAGCCAGCGGCTTATCCGAGGGCCAGAGATCCCTTTCGGGTGCTCCGTCGGCCTCCTCCAGTCCCATCATGAGTCCGCAGGGCAAGATATTCGGAAGGAATGCAAACGGAACAA TGATCAGCACATCGCGACCGGGCAACGAGGCGGAGGTGCAGCTGTACCGGGTGCTCCAGAGGGCCAGTCTGCTGGCCTACTACGACACCCTGCTCGAGATGGGCGGCGACGACGTGCAGCAGCTGTACGACGCCGGCGAGGAGGAGTTCCTCGAGATCATGGCCCTGGTGGGCATGGCCTCCAAGCCGCTCCACGTCCGCCGGCTGCAGAAGGCGCTCCACGAGTGGGCCAACAATCCGGGACTCTTCCAGGGCCCCATGCTGCCGCACTTGG GTCTCTGCGAAACGCCACCAAAGCCGGCGCTGGTCTTCAATCCGGACACCACGCCCGCCCTGCCGCGCCAGAAGTTCCCCACGTTCAATCCCTCGGGCACCTCCTCCTTCCAGCCCTCGCCGGTTCCCCCGACTGCCGTGCCCACTTCCGGTTCGGTAACCGCCCCCACCGGTCCCTTGGTCACCCAGATCAGTTGTCCCTCCGTGCCACCGGTGCCCATGCCCCTGGTCCTGCCCTCCACCCCGTTGACCAGCACGCCCCATCCCTCGGCTAACAGTAGCCTGCCAGCAAACACTGCCCACCAGGTGTCCTCCAGTTCGCCCCAGCTCACTCCCGTTCTGACCGAGATGCAGATCCAGCGGATAACCATGTGTGCTGATAAGATCGGTAGGCAGTTGCCCCAAAGGGAACCGAGGGCGCAGACCACCAGAAAGCGAACCACCCGGGAACTGGAGCAGGTGATCGCCATGGGGGAGCAGGATCCGCGGCGCATGGACGAGATCCGTAAGTACTCGGCCATCTATGGGCGATTCGATTGCAAGCGGAGACCGGAGAAGCCGCTGACCCTGCACGAGGTGTGCGTCAATGAGGCGGCCGCCCAGTTGTGCCGCAATCCCCAGACCATCTGGTTGCTTACCCGCAGGGATGAACTGTTCCCCCTGGCCAGGCAGATTGTCAAGGATGCCGGGTTCGGACATTCCGCCAGCATTGCCCGGTACGGGGGACTGCTCACCCAGCTGCCCTCCCAGGGTGCGGGCCTGGGCGGAGGACGAGGTGGCCCTGGGGACACGGACTGCGAGTCCAGTGACGCCGCCGCCGTGCCCTCCAAGCGACAGCGGCTCTCCTCCACGGAGGCCGCCCAGCTGCCGCTCGACTTGAACCGG GAAGCCGTCGAGGACTCACGCTACAATCTGTTTGCCATGTACCAAAAGTTCGCCAAGCCGCCGTTCGATCTTACGGAAATTGCCAAGTTCTC ACTGGGCAAGACGGCTGACTATGAGGATAATGATTCGCGCTTCTCGTTCAGCAACTCCAGTTCGCCGACCATGCCA ACGGCCAGCAATGGAATGGAAAGTGATCGGTCGCCCGTCTCCCGCCGGTTGGAGTCCTCTTCGCCGCCCCGGGAATCGGTGGATCTGAGTGGCTCGGCCACGGGTCCGGTTCTCAGTGGGGTCCAGGTGATATCAGCGGCGGGGGACAACATCATCGCGGTGGCCAATCCCGCCCTGGCACTAAGTCCCACACTGAACGAGGTGCTGGCCCTCAAGAGGAACGCAGCCTCGCCGGAAACCTAG
- the LOC127010829 gene encoding uncharacterized protein LOC127010829, protein MYFTEKWQFYACIISMILKILTITVYTYVRNLRNTLGKCIISCLFSMVMYELIFTLDYLSFLELNRFTCTRTLHGFLPLAITVGKPSGLSSAMNIDINFCSIVLLPGSRLLAVQDCILCIFIIWRLDP, encoded by the exons ATGTATTTTACAGAAAAATGGCAATTTTACG CTTGCATAATTTCAATGATTCTCAAGATCCTCACCATCACTGTTTATACTTACGTAAGGAACCTCCGAAATACACTGGGCAAGTGCATTATAAGCTGCTTATTTAGCATGGTCATGTATGAACTGATTTTCACACTGGACTATTTGAGTTTCTTGGAGCTAAACAGGTTCACAT GTACTCGCACTTTACATGGCTTTCTGCCATTAGCTATCACTGTTGGCAAACCTTCAGGCCTCTCAAGCGCGATGAACATCGATATCAATTTCTGTTCTATAGTGCTTTTGCCTGGATCACGGCTGCTGGCTGTTCAGGAttgtattttatgtatatttataatttggcGTTTGGATCCG TGA
- the LOC108035160 gene encoding venom serine protease Bi-VSP isoform X2 codes for MVLLDEFCVKVYFWPFLSYLASIKGWCPLYPPGYYPIYALPPPPPPQGPPFSPLPPQPLQPIGPLIPPQPAFPSTPAVIPTFQPTPPNPQTPVTPPLITTSSSTTTISTTTGVTTTSTAGSTLPVPPATCPSQPLVCLPGGSRPLPNCPCIDPRQQQNSPTPSSTGPQTGSDMMIFMPLNSGRRRRRRRRPQSCQDARSRPGSCLPLTSCPQLMDEYQGQGNAFHTFLGQSICGFDGSSFMVCCASDRAGNARSRKDLFATTAAPFGFFHFSPLSGGSTVTPMVFQPTPPLNQVVSPLFNPQPPAPPPPPQNAQRSGTDCGISGATSNRVVGGMEARKGAYPWIAALGYFEETNRNALKFLCGGSLIHSHYVVTSAHCINPMLTLVRLGAHDLSKPAEPGAMDFRIRRTVVHEHFDLNSISNDIALIELNGVGTLPGNISPICLPEAAKFLQQDFVGMNPFVAGWGAVKHQGATSQVLRDAQVPIVARQSCEQSYKSVFQFVQFSDKVLCAGSSSVDACQGDSGGPLMMPQLEANVYRFYLLGLVSFGYECARPNFPGVYTRVASYVPWIRKHISAA; via the exons ATGGTTCTGCTGGACGAGTTCTGTGTGAAGGTGTACTTCTGGCCATTCCTGTCCTACTTGGCCAGCATCAAGGGCTGGTGTCCGCTGTATCCGCCAGGTTACTATCCCATTTATGCGctaccaccgccgccgccgccgcagggACCACCGTTTTCTCCGCTGCCGCCGCAGCCGCTCCAGCCGATTGGTCCACTAATACCGCCTCAACCGGCTTTTCCGTCCACACCTGCAGTGATCCCGACGTTCCAGCCCACGCCCCCGAATCCCCAGACGCCGGTGACGCCGCCCCTGATCACGACCAGCAGCAGTACCACCACCATTTCCACGACCACGGGTGTGACCACCACCAGTACGGCTGGCAGCACTCTGCCCGTGCCGCCGGCCACTTGTCCATCACAGCCGCTGGTCTGCCTGCCCGGCGGATCGCGCCCGCTGCCCAACTGCCCGTGCATCGATCCCCGCCAGCAGCAGAACTCCCCGACGCCCTCGTCCACAGGTCCACAGACCGGTTCGGATATGATGATTTTCATGCCGCTCAATTCCGGCCGTAGGCGGCGTCGGCGCCGAAGAC CCCAGTCCTGCCAAGACGCCCGATCCCGGCCTGGAAGCTGCCTGCCCCTGACCTCCTGTCCCCAGCTCATGGATGAGTACCAGGGCCAGGGCAACGCGTTCCACACCTTTCTGGGCCAGTCCATCTGCGGCTTCGATGGCTCCTCTTTCATG GTTTGCTGCGCCTCGGATAGAGCAGGAAATGCCAGGAGCAGGAAGGATCTATTTGCGACCACCGCTGCTCCCTTTGGCTTTTTTCATTTCTCGCCGTTGAGTGGAGGATCCACTGTCACCCCGATGGTTTTCCAGCCCACTCCGCCCCTGAACCAGGTGGTGAGCCCCCTCTTTAACCCACAACCTCCTGCCCCACCTCCACCGCCACAGAATGCTCAACGCTCGGGCACCGATTGTGGCATTAGTGGTGCCACTTCCAATCGAGTTGTGGGTGGAATGGAGGCTCGAAAAG GAGCGTATCCCTGGATAGCTGCCCTCGGCTACTTTGAGGAGACGAATCGGAATGCTCTGAAGTTCCTCTGCGGTGGCAGTTTGATCCATTCGCATTACGTGGTCACCTCGGCGCACTGCATCAACCCCATGCTGACTTTGGTGCGACTGGGAGCCCATGATCTCTCCAAGCCAGCCGAGCCGGGGGCAATGGATTTCCGTATCCGTAGGACTGTGGTCCACGAGCACTTCGACCTCAACTCCATATCGAATGATATAGCCTTGATTGAGCTGAATGGAGTGGGTACATTGCCAG GTAACATATCACCCATTTGCCTGCCCGAGGCCGCCAAGTTCCTGCAGCAGGACTTTGTGGGCATGAATCCCTTCGTGGCCGGCTGGGGGGCAGTGAAGCATCAGGGAGCCACCTCGCAGGTGCTGCGCGACGCCCAGGTGCCCATTGTAGCTCGGCAGAGCTGCGAGCAGAGTTACAAGTCCGTGTTCCAGTTCGTCCAGTTCAGTGACAAG GTGCTGTGCGCCGGCAGCTCGAGCGTGGACGCCTGCCAGGGGGATTCCGGTGGACCACTCATGATGCCCCAG CTGGAGGCCAATGTCTACAGGTTCTACCTACTCGGCCTGGTTTCCTTTGGCTATGAGTGTGCCCGGCCAAATTTTCCGGGAGTCTACACGAGAGTCGCCTCCTACGTTCCTTGGATCAGGAAACACATATCCGCGGCTTAG
- the LOC108035163 gene encoding venom serine protease Bi-VSP, which translates to MKWMCCASAVITLLPLVLLPPPTAAQFNQRRQVRQNCITPENYYGSCVALTYCPQVVNIFQTTSRDRAQRYVIALQRSCGTRNINGDPVICCTEPRYNPVTERPRNPFFPTEPSFIGPQPPPEVPENPFLIPNIPRTTTTTTTTTTTTTPAPIPVTSSEPLVEQRGLECRGPDTKPGNCVELKECASLLNQLRVKQRDETFANFLRASRLICGNHGTQVCCPNGLTVTTPAPIIPKNTGEVPRRLPNVEEGCGSTLGYYKKIVGGEVSRKGAWPWIALLGYDDPSGSPFKCGGTLITARHVITAAHCIRDDLQFVRLGEHDLSTDTETPHVDINIARYVSHPEYNRRNGRSDLAILYLERNVEFTSKIAPICLPHTPSLRQKSYVGYMPFVAGWGKTMEGGESATVLNELQIPIYENGVCAQSYAKEKRYFSADQFDSAVLCAGVLSGGKDTCQGDSGGPLMVPEQYQGGTSGLRFYLIGVVSYGIGCARPNVPGVYSSTQHFMDWIIEQVQQTP; encoded by the exons ATGAAGTGGATGTGCTGTGCTAGTGCTGTGATTACACTCCTGCCCCTCGTGCTCCTGCCCCCGCCCACTGCCGCCCAGTTCAATCAGCGCAGGCAAG TTCGCCAGAACTGCATCACCCCCGAGAACTATTACGGGAGCTGCGTGGCCCTGACCTACTGTCCCCAGGTGGTGAACATCTTCCAGACCACCAGCAGGGATCGGGCCCAGCGCTATGTGATCGCCCTGCAGCGCAGCTGTGGCACCCGCAACATCAACGGGGACCCGGTG ATCTGCTGCACTGAACCCAGATATAACCCGGTCACAGAGCGACCTCGGAACCCCTTCTTCCCCACAGAGCCTTCGTTTATTGGTCCTCAGCCCCCGCCGGAGGTCCCCGAAAATCCCTTCCTCATCCCTAACATCCCGAGGACCACTACAACGACCACGACAACCACAACGACTACAACTCCAGCTCCCATTCCAGTTACCTCCTCCGAACCCTTGGTGGAGCAACGGGGTCTCGAGTGCCGTGGACCAGACACCAAGCCCGGAAACTGTGTTG aaCTCAAGGAGTGTGCATCGCTGTTAAATCAGTTGCGGGTTAAGCAGCGGGACGAGACCTTCGCCAACTTCTTGCGGGCCTCCAGACTGATTTGTGGCAACCATGGCACCCAGGTGTGTTGTCCCAATGGACTGACGGTCACCACTCCGGCTCCCATTATTCCCAAGAACACGGGCGAAGTGCCTCGGCGGCTGCCCAATGTGGAGGAAGGATGCGGCTCTACGCTCGGGTATTACAAGAAGATCGTGGGCGGCGAGGTGAGCCgcaagggggcgtggccctgGATCGCTCTGCTGGGATACGACGATCCCTCCGGATCGCCGTTCAAGTGCGGAGGAACCCTGATAACCGCCAGACACGTGATCACAGCGGCCCATTGTATCAGGGACGACTT acaGTTTGTCCGTTTGGGAGAACATGATCTGTCCACGGACACAGAGACTCCCCATGTGGACATTAATATTGCAAGG taCGTGTCCCATCCGGAGTACAATCGACGAAATGGACGCAGTGACTTGGCCATCCTTTATCTGGAGCGGAACGTGGAGTTCACGTCCAAGATAGCGCCTATCTGCCTGCCGCACACGCCCAGTCTGCGCCAGAAATCCTACGTGGGCTACATGCCCTTCGTCGCCGGTTGGGGGAAGACGATGGAGGGCGGTGAGTCGGCCACCGTGCTGAATGAGCTCCAAATTCCCATCTACGAGAACGGGGTGTGCGCCCAGAGCTACGCGAAGGAGAAGCGATACTTCTCCGCCGATCAATTCGACAGCGCGGTCCTGTGCGCCGGCGTTCTTTCCGGAGGCAAGGATACGTGCCAGGGCGACTCCGGCGGCCCACTGATGGTGCCGGAACAGTACCAGGGTGGCACTTCGGGCTTGCGGTTCTACCTGATCGGCGTGGTGTCCTACGGCATCGGGTGCGCCCGACCGAATGTCCCCGGGGTTTACTCCAGCACACAGCACTTCATGGACTGGATCATCGAACAGGTCCAGCAGACACCCTGA
- the LOC108034389 gene encoding venom serine protease Bi-VSP, whose protein sequence is MKWMCCASAVLTLLSLVLLPSPTAAQFDQRKQVSQNCATPENYYGSCVALTYCPQVVNIFQTTSRDRAQRYVIALQRSCGTRNINGDPVICCTEPRYNPVTERPRNPFFPTEPSFIGPQPPPEVPENPFLIPNIPRTTTTTTTTTTTTTPAPIPVTSSEPLVEQRGLECRGPDTKPGNCVELKECASLLNQLRVKQRDETFANFLRASRLTCGNHGTQVCCPNGLTVTTPAPIVPKNTDEVPRRLLNMEDGCGYTDVTYKKVVGGEVSRKGAWPWIALLGYRKPSKLFQCGGTLITARHVVTAAHCITTNLSFVRLGEHDLLTDTETRHVDIKIAKSVTHPEYDVRFNRGDLAIIFLERNVEFTTRISPICLPHTPDLRQQSYVRHNPFVAGWGRTMEGGVPATVLNELQIPIHENSVCSQRLANSFNYKVPANQFDSSIICAGDLSGGKDTCQGDSGGPLMIPELYKGTFRYHLIGVVSYGIGCGRRNMPGVYTSTQHYMDWIIQQVQQTS, encoded by the exons ATGAAGTGGATGTGCTGTGCTAGTGCTGTGCTTACACTCCTGTCCCTCGTGCTCCTCCCCTCGCCCACTGCCGCCCAGTTCGATCAGCGCAAGCAAG TTAGCCAAAACTGCGCCACCCCCGAGAACTATTACGGGAGCTGCGTGGCCCTGACCTACTGTCCCCAGGTGGTGAACATCTTCCAGACCACCAGCAGGGATCGGGCCCAGCGCTATGTGATCGCCCTGCAGCGCAGCTGTGGCACCCGCAACATCAACGGGGACCCGGTG ATCTGCTGCACTGAACCCAGATACAACCCGGTCACAGAGCGACCTCGGAACCCCTTCTTCCCCACAGAGCCTTCGTTTATTGGTCCTCAGCCCCCGCCGGAGGTCCCCGAAAATCCCTTCCTCATCCCTAACATCCCGAGGACCACTACAACGACCACGACAACCACAACGACTACAACTCCAGCTCCCATTCCAGTTACCTCCTCCGAACCCTTGGTGGAGCAACGGGGTCTCGAGTGCCGTGGACCAGACACCAAGCCCGGAAACTGTGTTG aaCTCAAGGAGTGTGCATCGCTGTTAAATCAGTTGCGGGTTAAGCAGCGGGACGAGACCTTCGCCAACTTCTTGCGGGCCTCCAGACTGACTTGTGGCAACCATGGCACCCAGGTGTGTTGTCCCAATGGACTGACGGTCACCACTCCGGCTCCCATTGTTCCCAAGAACACGGACGAAGTGCCTCGACGGCTGCTCAATATGGAGGATGGATGTGGCTATACCGACGTGACGTATAAAAAGGTCGTGGGCGGCGAGGTGAGTCgcaagggggcgtggccctgGATCGCACTGCTGGGATATAGGAAACCCAGCAAACTGTTCCAGTGTGGAGGAACCCTGATCACCGCCAGACACGTGGTCACGGCGGCCCATTGCATCACCACGAATCT GTCGTTTGTGCGCTTGGGCGAACATGATCTTTTAACGGACACCGAAACCCGCCATGTGGACATTAAAATAGCAAAA TCCGTGACTCATCCAGAGTACGATGTTCGATTCAACCGCGGTGACTTGGCCATTATTTTTCTGGAGCGAAACGTGGAATTCACGACCAGGATCAGTCCCATCTGCCTGCCGCACACGCCCGATCTGCGCCAGCAATCCTACGTGCGACACAATCCCTTTGTCGCAGGATGGGGCAGGACCATGGAGGGAGGTGTGCCTGCCACCGTGCTGAACGAGCTCCAAATTCCCATCCATGAGAACAGTGTGTGCAGCCAGAGACTTgcgaatagttttaattacaaaGTACCCGCCAATCAGTTCGATAGTTCGATCATCTGCGCCGGAGACCTTTCCGGAGGCAAGGACACTTGCCAGGGCGACTCCGGGGGACCGCTGATGATACCAGAGCTGTACAAGGGCACCTTTCGGTACCATCTCATCGGCGTGGTGTCCTACGGCATCGGGTGTGGTCGGAGAAATATGCCGGGTGTTTATACCAGCACACAGCACTATATGGATTGGATTATCCAACAGGTCCAGCAGACATCCTAA
- the LOC108035160 gene encoding venom protease isoform X1, with protein sequence MCAIAGSPRAHKFLTVYLALSICSPVKSQSCQDARSRPGSCLPLTSCPQLMDEYQGQGNAFHTFLGQSICGFDGSSFMVCCASDRAGNARSRKDLFATTAAPFGFFHFSPLSGGSTVTPMVFQPTPPLNQVVSPLFNPQPPAPPPPPQNAQRSGTDCGISGATSNRVVGGMEARKGAYPWIAALGYFEETNRNALKFLCGGSLIHSHYVVTSAHCINPMLTLVRLGAHDLSKPAEPGAMDFRIRRTVVHEHFDLNSISNDIALIELNGVGTLPGNISPICLPEAAKFLQQDFVGMNPFVAGWGAVKHQGATSQVLRDAQVPIVARQSCEQSYKSVFQFVQFSDKVLCAGSSSVDACQGDSGGPLMMPQLEANVYRFYLLGLVSFGYECARPNFPGVYTRVASYVPWIRKHISAA encoded by the exons ATGTGTGCGATCGCCGGCTCCCCGAGAGCTCATAAATTCCTCACAGTTTATTTGGCTCTCTCCATTTGCTCGCCCGTCAAGT CCCAGTCCTGCCAAGACGCCCGATCCCGGCCTGGAAGCTGCCTGCCCCTGACCTCCTGTCCCCAGCTCATGGATGAGTACCAGGGCCAGGGCAACGCGTTCCACACCTTTCTGGGCCAGTCCATCTGCGGCTTCGATGGCTCCTCTTTCATG GTTTGCTGCGCCTCGGATAGAGCAGGAAATGCCAGGAGCAGGAAGGATCTATTTGCGACCACCGCTGCTCCCTTTGGCTTTTTTCATTTCTCGCCGTTGAGTGGAGGATCCACTGTCACCCCGATGGTTTTCCAGCCCACTCCGCCCCTGAACCAGGTGGTGAGCCCCCTCTTTAACCCACAACCTCCTGCCCCACCTCCACCGCCACAGAATGCTCAACGCTCGGGCACCGATTGTGGCATTAGTGGTGCCACTTCCAATCGAGTTGTGGGTGGAATGGAGGCTCGAAAAG GAGCGTATCCCTGGATAGCTGCCCTCGGCTACTTTGAGGAGACGAATCGGAATGCTCTGAAGTTCCTCTGCGGTGGCAGTTTGATCCATTCGCATTACGTGGTCACCTCGGCGCACTGCATCAACCCCATGCTGACTTTGGTGCGACTGGGAGCCCATGATCTCTCCAAGCCAGCCGAGCCGGGGGCAATGGATTTCCGTATCCGTAGGACTGTGGTCCACGAGCACTTCGACCTCAACTCCATATCGAATGATATAGCCTTGATTGAGCTGAATGGAGTGGGTACATTGCCAG GTAACATATCACCCATTTGCCTGCCCGAGGCCGCCAAGTTCCTGCAGCAGGACTTTGTGGGCATGAATCCCTTCGTGGCCGGCTGGGGGGCAGTGAAGCATCAGGGAGCCACCTCGCAGGTGCTGCGCGACGCCCAGGTGCCCATTGTAGCTCGGCAGAGCTGCGAGCAGAGTTACAAGTCCGTGTTCCAGTTCGTCCAGTTCAGTGACAAG GTGCTGTGCGCCGGCAGCTCGAGCGTGGACGCCTGCCAGGGGGATTCCGGTGGACCACTCATGATGCCCCAG CTGGAGGCCAATGTCTACAGGTTCTACCTACTCGGCCTGGTTTCCTTTGGCTATGAGTGTGCCCGGCCAAATTTTCCGGGAGTCTACACGAGAGTCGCCTCCTACGTTCCTTGGATCAGGAAACACATATCCGCGGCTTAG
- the LOC108035162 gene encoding adipokinetic hormone: MNPKCEVLIAAVLFLMLACVQGQLTFSPDWGKRSVGGAGPGSFFEPQQGNCKTSNEMLLEIFRFVQAQAQLFLDCKHRE; encoded by the exons ATGAATCCCAAGTGCGAAGTCCTCATTGCAGCAGTGCTTTTCCTGATGCTGGCCTGCGTCCAGGGTCAA CTGACGTTCTCGCCGGATTGGGGCAAGCGCTCGGTTGGCGGAGCAGGTCCTGGATCCTTCTTCGAGCCCCAGCAAGGCAACTGCAAGACCTCCAACGAAATGCTGCTCGAGATCTTCCGCTTTGTGCAGGCCCAGGCCCAGCTCTTCCTGGACTGCAAGCACCGCGAGTAG